The Clostridioides sp. ES-S-0010-02 genome window below encodes:
- a CDS encoding helix-turn-helix transcriptional regulator, which translates to MKIASDMIRGHTETIILKHLLEKDSYGYEINKSILEKTQGLYELKEATLYTAFRRLEQSGAITSYWGDEATGARRKYYSITSEGREKYKKSREEWDNTKLLIDTLI; encoded by the coding sequence ATGAAAATCGCATCTGATATGATAAGAGGTCATACAGAAACAATTATCTTAAAGCATTTACTTGAAAAAGATAGCTATGGTTATGAGATTAATAAATCTATATTAGAAAAAACACAAGGCTTGTATGAGTTAAAAGAAGCAACTTTATACACAGCCTTTCGTAGACTTGAACAATCTGGTGCAATAACATCTTATTGGGGTGATGAGGCTACTGGTGCTAGAAGAAAATATTATTCTATAACAAGCGAAGGTAGAGAAAAATATAAAAAAAGCCGTGAAGAATGGGATAATACAAAATTGTTAATAGACACATTAATTTAG
- a CDS encoding hydrolase: MSYMPNLEQAWEILKKYNKEEFHIRHAQIVSGVMRYYAKEYDPERVEFWEIVGLLHDLDFEMYPEEHCVKQRELMTELDLDKSIIDSTVSHGYGLTGSDVKPEQFMEKVLFAVDELTGLIGAAAIMRPSKSVSDLELKSVKKKFKDKSFAAGCSRDVIRSGAEMLDWELDKLIQTTIEAMRSLIPEMEI; encoded by the coding sequence ATGAGTTACATGCCAAATTTAGAGCAAGCATGGGAAATCTTAAAAAAATACAATAAGGAAGAATTTCATATAAGACACGCTCAAATTGTATCTGGTGTTATGAGATATTATGCAAAAGAATACGACCCTGAAAGAGTAGAATTTTGGGAAATCGTTGGACTTTTACATGACTTAGACTTTGAGATGTATCCTGAAGAACATTGTGTTAAGCAAAGAGAATTAATGACTGAACTTGATTTAGATAAATCAATAATTGATTCTACTGTAAGTCATGGATATGGATTGACTGGCTCAGACGTTAAACCAGAGCAATTTATGGAAAAAGTTTTATTTGCTGTAGATGAACTTACTGGATTAATTGGTGCTGCTGCAATAATGCGTCCTTCAAAAAGTGTATCTGATTTAGAATTAAAGTCTGTTAAAAAGAAATTTAAAGATAAATCTTTTGCTGCTGGCTGTTCTAGAGATGTTATAAGAAGTGGTGCAGAAATGCTTGATTGGGAACTTGACAAACTTATACAAACAACTATAGAGGCTATGAGAAGCCTAATTCCAGAAATGGAAATATAG
- a CDS encoding MFS transporter translates to MTKSLNTFNKNFNLMVLGQIISLFGASILKFALSLYILDMTGKAGIFATILAVSSIPIIICSPIGGAIADKFNKRNLMVIFDFSSSLTVLVLALFLFNNKGSILIVGIIMTILSIISTMYQPTVQSSTPILVDSKNLMNANGVVAGVASLTNIAGPVLGGVLYGILGVNAIVIISCISFFLSAIMEMFIQMPFVKQEQSDNIIKSIFNDIKDGVVHICKENPTLLKILFIAMALNLFLTSMIIVGIPYIIKITMGANDTLYGTAQGAISFSSLVAAISIGMFSKHIKISNLYIYLCVCALMFIPMAFSVYPSILQTGLVAPFLILVISSMLIFFMTTIISIFAITITQLETPNELLGKVMAILFAGTAAAMPLGQVIYGKLFDLLSDRVYIIIIGVGIVIFFIAIISKIILKDKSAKYSK, encoded by the coding sequence ATGACAAAATCACTAAATACTTTCAACAAAAACTTCAACTTAATGGTATTAGGTCAAATAATTTCGCTGTTTGGTGCCTCAATACTTAAATTCGCTTTATCCTTGTACATACTTGATATGACAGGAAAAGCAGGAATATTTGCTACGATACTTGCAGTATCTTCAATTCCAATTATAATATGTTCCCCTATTGGTGGAGCTATTGCAGATAAATTTAATAAAAGAAATTTAATGGTTATTTTTGATTTTTCAAGTAGTTTAACTGTTCTAGTCTTAGCATTATTTTTATTTAACAATAAAGGTTCAATACTGATTGTAGGAATTATCATGACTATACTTTCAATAATAAGTACGATGTATCAACCCACTGTTCAGTCGAGTACACCTATCCTAGTTGATAGTAAAAATTTAATGAATGCAAATGGTGTCGTAGCTGGAGTTGCATCTCTTACAAATATCGCTGGACCTGTACTAGGTGGTGTTTTATATGGAATTCTTGGAGTTAATGCTATTGTAATTATCAGTTGTATAAGCTTCTTTTTATCAGCTATTATGGAAATGTTTATTCAGATGCCTTTTGTTAAACAAGAACAGTCTGATAATATCATAAAGTCTATCTTTAATGATATAAAAGATGGTGTTGTCCATATATGTAAAGAAAATCCTACTCTATTAAAAATATTGTTTATAGCAATGGCATTAAACCTCTTTTTAACTTCAATGATAATTGTAGGTATACCATATATAATAAAAATAACAATGGGTGCTAATGATACCTTATATGGTACTGCACAGGGAGCAATATCATTTAGTTCACTAGTAGCTGCTATAAGTATTGGCATGTTCTCTAAACATATAAAAATTAGTAATTTATATATATACCTTTGTGTATGTGCACTAATGTTTATTCCAATGGCATTTTCGGTATATCCATCTATACTACAAACAGGGTTGGTAGCACCATTTTTAATTCTTGTAATATCCTCTATGTTAATATTTTTCATGACAACAATTATTTCAATATTTGCCATAACAATAACTCAATTAGAAACTCCAAATGAACTGTTAGGAAAAGTAATGGCGATACTTTTTGCAGGAACAGCTGCTGCAATGCCTCTTGGTCAGGTCATATATGGTAAACTTTTTGATTTATTATCAGATAGAGTTTACATTATTATCATAGGAGTTGGTATAGTTATATTCTTTATAGCAATTATTTCAAAAATAATATTAAAAGACAAAAGTGCTAAGTACAGCAAATAG
- a CDS encoding GHKL domain-containing protein, with the protein MIKSNLFWNIFIAMSFIIEWFVCKKILDYTSIQKISNKRINLYMIGIIIFANIFYFFDVIPNIRVIISVMIMIAFYKISYRVRLTKAILISLMYWMLLMGIDALSMSLTIWINSIDDMSQMLTENIYRIESIVSGKTILLLILFLYKTLKIKLNIEINKKTLTYVIIPIIANIASFFAIFEYIFNPKTSGSLIHNYQLLIISIMLLLSSIILILVAKKLQEYNALIAENNMIKNVLHNKNEYYEDIEKKHLKTRLLSHDMKNHILCIKTMVKKGIDVTSYLDDLQMEIQSNDILFNTGNFILDAILSEKKEVCDKNNIELKIGINFGHCEAIELIDVCHIFSNILDNAIEACKKIEEGSKVICVKGDVLQNFYLIRVENTKVNEIITKNGQIVTDKKDALHGLGIKSIKNSVNKYGGNVVIEYDDKKFVVKIAIPLRNVKKAINI; encoded by the coding sequence ATGATAAAGTCAAATTTGTTTTGGAATATTTTCATTGCTATGTCTTTTATCATAGAATGGTTTGTTTGTAAAAAAATACTAGATTACACAAGTATACAAAAAATTTCCAATAAAAGAATAAATCTTTACATGATAGGTATTATTATTTTTGCTAATATATTTTATTTCTTTGACGTAATTCCAAATATAAGAGTAATTATATCTGTGATGATTATGATTGCATTTTACAAAATTTCATATAGAGTAAGGCTTACAAAAGCTATACTAATATCTTTAATGTATTGGATGTTGTTAATGGGTATAGATGCTTTGAGCATGTCTTTAACAATTTGGATTAATTCAATAGATGATATGAGCCAAATGTTAACAGAAAATATATATAGAATTGAGTCAATTGTATCTGGAAAGACAATTTTGCTTTTAATTTTATTTTTATATAAGACATTAAAAATAAAATTGAATATAGAAATAAATAAAAAGACATTAACATATGTAATTATACCTATAATTGCCAATATAGCGTCTTTCTTTGCTATTTTTGAATACATATTTAATCCTAAAACTAGTGGTAGTTTAATACATAATTATCAATTACTTATAATCTCTATCATGTTACTTCTATCAAGTATTATCTTGATTTTAGTTGCTAAAAAATTACAAGAGTATAATGCATTAATAGCAGAAAATAATATGATTAAAAACGTTTTACATAATAAAAATGAATATTATGAGGATATAGAAAAGAAACATTTAAAAACTAGATTATTAAGTCATGATATGAAAAATCATATCTTATGTATAAAAACTATGGTTAAAAAAGGTATTGATGTTACTTCATATTTAGATGACTTACAGATGGAGATTCAAAGTAATGATATTTTATTTAATACTGGTAATTTTATCTTAGATGCTATATTGAGTGAGAAGAAAGAAGTTTGTGATAAAAATAATATAGAACTTAAAATAGGAATAAATTTTGGTCACTGTGAAGCTATTGAATTAATAGATGTATGTCATATATTTTCAAATATCTTAGATAATGCAATTGAAGCATGTAAAAAAATTGAGGAGGGGAGTAAAGTAATTTGTGTTAAAGGTGATGTTTTACAAAATTTTTATCTTATAAGAGTGGAAAACACTAAAGTAAATGAAATTATCACAAAGAACGGACAAATTGTAACAGATAAAAAAGATGCACTTCATGGTCTAGGAATAAAAAGTATAAAAAATTCTGTAAATAAATATGGAGGAAACGTTGTAATTGAATATGATGATAAAAAATTTGTAGTTAAGATTGCTATACCACTTAGGAATGTAAAAAAAGCAATTAATATATAA
- a CDS encoding TetR/AcrR family transcriptional regulator produces MAKSFTEVEKNNIRERLILECENHWSKYGYKKTNIDELCSKAGIAKGSFYTFFDSKEKLFFEVLNGIQNRLISSLYEILNSMPTKEGFVASLKMLYRLYDKNPFLYAPRDHDSIAFLNKLPKDMVSKLEHNNIQSFYDLIEKYDFKLKIDKEKAFGVCNALLSSLLLKEDIGYNYFEVFDFMIENLVDDIFE; encoded by the coding sequence ATGGCTAAAAGCTTTACAGAAGTTGAAAAAAACAATATAAGAGAAAGATTAATTTTAGAATGTGAAAACCACTGGTCTAAATATGGATATAAAAAAACTAATATTGATGAGCTTTGTTCAAAGGCAGGAATTGCAAAAGGCTCTTTCTACACATTTTTTGATTCAAAAGAAAAGTTATTTTTTGAAGTATTAAATGGAATTCAAAATAGACTTATATCATCACTATACGAAATCTTGAATAGTATGCCTACAAAAGAAGGATTTGTAGCATCTTTAAAGATGTTATATCGCTTATATGATAAAAATCCATTTTTATATGCTCCCAGAGATCATGATTCTATTGCTTTTTTAAACAAATTACCTAAAGACATGGTTTCAAAGCTTGAACATAACAATATACAAAGCTTCTATGATTTAATTGAAAAGTATGATTTTAAACTAAAAATAGATAAAGAAAAAGCCTTTGGTGTTTGTAATGCTCTATTATCAAGTCTATTGTTAAAAGAAGATATTGGATATAACTATTTTGAAGTATTCGATTTCATGATAGAGAATCTTGTAGATGATATATTTGAATAA
- a CDS encoding 4Fe-4S binding protein has product MERYIKNCPGNDKYFTVWDDCISCGLCAKVCPCKTIKYASYQMHIHRTNNL; this is encoded by the coding sequence ATGGAGCGTTATATAAAGAACTGTCCAGGCAATGATAAATATTTTACAGTTTGGGATGATTGTATTTCTTGCGGATTATGTGCTAAAGTATGCCCCTGTAAAACAATTAAATATGCCAGTTATCAAATGCACATACATAGAACCAATAACCTATAA
- a CDS encoding NADP-dependent glyceraldehyde-3-phosphate dehydrogenase, which produces MFNELKTEENVYKNLINGKWVESNSKKPIEIYSPIDNSLVGKVQSMTKHEVDEAIKNTKESIKVWADMPVYKRANIFHKAADLLLENMDEIANILVLEIAKDIKSARAEVERTADFLRYTADVGKNMEGEAISGDNFPGGTRNKMSYVSRVPLGTVLAISPFNYPVNLSMSKIAPALIGGNAVVLKPATQGAISALHLVEIMRKAGIPDGVLNTITGRGSEIGDYVVTHKGINFINFTGSTEVGQHISKISKMVPLLLELGGKDAAIVLEDADLDFAAKNIVAGAYSYSGQRCTAVKRILVQDSVADKLVEKIKPLVEKLTVGNPMDEVVITPLIDNKSTDFVQGLVDDALHKGAKLITGNVRKNNLFYPTLLDNVSVDMKIAWEEPFGPVLPIIRIKDINEAIEIANQSEYGLQSSVFTSDIDKAFYIADKLEVGTVQINNKTERGPDHFPFLGVKASGMGTQGVKYSIEAMTRPKAVVVNVKGL; this is translated from the coding sequence ATGTTTAATGAACTTAAAACCGAAGAAAATGTATATAAAAATTTAATAAATGGGAAATGGGTAGAATCCAATTCAAAAAAACCAATAGAAATTTACTCACCAATAGATAACTCACTTGTTGGAAAAGTACAATCTATGACAAAGCATGAAGTAGATGAAGCTATTAAAAATACAAAAGAAAGTATAAAGGTATGGGCTGATATGCCTGTATACAAGAGGGCTAATATATTTCATAAAGCAGCTGACTTATTGCTAGAAAATATGGATGAAATAGCTAATATATTGGTACTTGAAATAGCTAAAGATATAAAATCTGCAAGAGCAGAAGTTGAAAGAACAGCAGATTTTTTGAGATACACAGCAGATGTAGGAAAGAATATGGAAGGTGAGGCTATTAGTGGTGACAATTTCCCTGGTGGAACACGTAATAAGATGTCTTATGTTTCAAGAGTTCCGTTGGGTACTGTTTTAGCTATATCTCCATTTAATTATCCTGTAAATTTATCAATGTCAAAAATTGCACCAGCACTTATTGGTGGAAATGCAGTTGTCCTAAAACCTGCTACACAAGGAGCTATTAGTGCACTTCATTTAGTAGAAATTATGAGAAAGGCTGGTATACCAGATGGTGTACTCAACACAATTACAGGTAGAGGTAGTGAAATAGGAGATTATGTTGTAACTCATAAGGGAATCAACTTTATAAATTTCACTGGTAGTACTGAAGTTGGTCAACATATATCTAAAATATCTAAAATGGTTCCGTTATTATTGGAACTTGGTGGAAAAGATGCTGCTATTGTATTAGAAGATGCCGACTTGGATTTTGCAGCTAAAAACATAGTAGCTGGAGCTTACTCATATTCAGGTCAAAGATGTACGGCAGTAAAGAGAATTTTGGTTCAAGATAGTGTGGCTGATAAGCTAGTTGAAAAAATAAAACCGTTAGTAGAGAAGTTAACAGTTGGGAATCCAATGGATGAAGTAGTTATTACACCTCTTATAGATAACAAATCAACTGATTTTGTTCAAGGATTAGTGGATGATGCATTGCATAAAGGGGCTAAATTAATAACAGGTAATGTTAGAAAAAATAATTTATTTTATCCAACATTATTGGATAATGTAAGTGTTGATATGAAAATTGCTTGGGAGGAACCTTTTGGACCAGTACTTCCAATTATAAGAATTAAAGATATAAATGAAGCAATTGAGATTGCTAATCAATCAGAGTATGGGCTTCAATCATCAGTATTTACAAGTGATATTGATAAGGCTTTTTATATAGCTGATAAGCTTGAGGTTGGTACTGTTCAAATAAATAATAAGACTGAGAGGGGACCAGACCACTTCCCATTTTTAGGGGTAAAGGCATCTGGAATGGGAACTCAAGGCGTTAAGTATTCAATTGAGGCTATGACTAGACCTAAGGCAGTAGTAGTAAATGTTAAGGGTCTGTAG